The Thiomicrorhabdus lithotrophica DNA segment TTATTTGGTAAAAATGCCGGCAATCCAATTTTAGGCGCAGCGGATTATAAATTGGTTCACCACTGTAAAAATGGTCGCTCGGTTTACAGTTTTTGTATGTGCCCTGGCGGAACAGTAGTGGCGGCTACCTCAGAAGAAAACCGTGTGGTGACTAACGGTATGAGCCAATACTCACGTAATGAGCGCAATGCTAACAGTGCCATTGTAGTGGGGATTGAACCCAGTGATTATCCAGATGACAGCCCTCTAGCCGGTGTTGAACTTCAACGCCAATTAGAAACTGCAGCCTATCACCTTGGCGGTGAAAACTATGATGCGCCAGCTCAGTTAGTGGGTGATTATTTAGATAACAAACCATCTGCGATATTAGGCAAGGTAGAACCCTCTTATAAGCCTGGTGTAAAACTAACCGATTTAACTCAAATACTGCCAGACTACTGCCGTGAGGCGATTCAAGAAGCGATTCCAGCTTTTAATAAAAAGATTCGTGGCTTTGCGTTAAAAGATGCCATGCTAACAGGCGTTGAAACCCGCACTTCATCCCCGGTAAGCATCAAACGTGGTGCTGACTATCAAAGCATTAATACCAAAGGGTTATACCCAGCAGGTGAAGGCGCAGGCTATGCGGGTGGAATTATGTCAGCGGCCATTGATGGAATTAGAATAGCTGAAGCCATGGCGCTTGCGATAAATGAAAAGAACGAATAACACTCTCTTTGCTCTACAATAACTAATACCACCCGATAATACCACCCTTTACGGTGGTATTTTTTTGAAGGGGGAAATGAAGTTTTCGAGTCAGAAATTAATCTCTAAGCGGTTTGACATTTAACAGTGAAACAAACAAGGATATAACAATGGTTCCAAACGTAAAACAGAAAATTCCCTGAGAAGTACTGACCATCCAAGTAAATGTATCAGCCGGAGTAAATGCTCCACCCATGGTAAATTGCAAGTTAACCGCATTTACCAACCCTGCAACAGGATACTCCCCTAAGAAATAAGCTGGCACATCTTCAAACATACCCTTTATTTGATAGACACTCGCAAACAAAAACATTGCCGTTAAAAAATTCACCATCGCCAATACAATTACACGACCTGTCGCTGATACCATAGAACCTTCGGTAATCTTACAAATACCAAAAAGAATTACTCCTAACTCTTTGTTTAAAATACCAAAGATGCGTAACAAAATAAGAAAAACCATCCAATCATAAAGTTCTAAAAAAAGAGTCATCGCAAATAAAATAACGGACAAACCCAGCCATCCTACAATATAAAACTCCGATAAAAATAGGCGTTTATTGCGTAATGCCTGCCAATCTGTAGACTCAGGTTCATAAGCAAATTCTCGCTGTTTGTAATAATTGTCTACCCAGAAATAAGGCGACAACATGTACACCCATCGAATCATTTGTTTAACTAACTCTGCTGTATTCATACTAATACTCTTGCTCTAGAATTTAATCTGTTGATTGGAAAGTAATAATGGTAATGAAGCATATTCTGTCATGGCCTGCTCTTTGGTTAAACCATGCCCAAGTATATAGCCGTTTGGAGTTAACCACTCTTTAACCTCTATGAAGTTTGCATGCCATGGATTCGCTTTAGGTCTTGCATCCATGATAAAGACATCAGCTTCAGATAAGTTCTGATATAAGTCTGTTTCAAATTTCGAATCGCCGGTATAACTCAATCGAGCATGACCATTTTCATCTCGAACTACAAATCCATAACTCAGCTCAGAATGAACACCTTGATAGAACTGAATCGTTAACCCAAATCCAATGTCTGTTTTTTCATTTTCATCAACAGCAACCCAATCAGCTAAGGCTTCGGCATTCATCTGTTCAAGGTGCTCTGCAATGCGATGCTGTTTTAAACGCTCTGTAACAGCTGTTGCAGCAATTACCTTGGATTTACACTCTTTAGCGAGCTCTACACGCAAGACAACCGCTAAATCGCCTGCATGATCCGAATGGTTATGTGTAATCACAATATTACGGGGGAATTGGCCAAACCTTTCAATAACCTGTCGCCCAACCCCCAAACCTAAATCAATTAAGCAAAAAGGCTCTCCGGATTTTAACAACATAAAACTGCTACTCGTTAAGCCATCATAAATATAAGAGGCCCCGGCCCCGCTACCAATAACAACCAACTCAAAATTTGATTTTTGCAACTCGTTACTCTCTAAGGTTCAAATTTATTTATAATCTAGAGATTCTACTTTATTCGTTCTGGAAATAAACTTAACAAACTCTCTTTTCTTTCTGCTTACCAGGCCTGGTAAATTAAAATTTGACTATAAATAATATTATTTCAACAACTTAACTCTAACCTGCGTATAGTAGAGTTTTTTATCGTAGCGATTTTTTTACCCGTTTTGTTGCGTTCATTCACTAAAAAGAGATTGATATGTCAACAGTTCGTATTCGTTACCAAACTATTGAATTTGAGGATGTAGATATTCATCTACGTTGCCTTCGAGATAAACAGCAGTTTTCTGACCCACTCGGTGAAGCAGACACTTTAGGTATTTCATCCGCACAATGGTCACTTTTTGGCGTAGTGTGGGAATCCAGTCAAATCCTAGCCAATAAGATGCAAGACTTTGATATCAAAGGGAAACGTATTTTAGAGTTGGGTTGTGGTTTAGGGTTGTCGAGCATTCTACTTAATTCTCGTAAGGCCGACATTACCGCAACAGATTATCATCCAGAAGCAGGAAAGTTTTTAGCCAAAAATGTCACATTAAATAATGGAGATGACATTCCATTTTTAAGGGCTGACTGGAAAGATGACAACCTCGGCTTAGGCAAGTTTGACTTAATTATTGGCTCAGACCTACTATACGAACAAGATCATATAGAACTACTTTCTGATTTCATTGATAGCCATGCTAACTCAGAGTGTGAAGTCATTATAGTGGATCCTGGCAGGAGTAATCACAGCCGCTTTAGCAAGAAAATGGTTCAACTAGGCTATACACACAAGCAGTACAAACCAAAAGAACGAGATACAAACGCAGCGCCTTTTAAAGGGCTTGTTTTAAGTTATCAACGCGGCTAAAACTAAGTTACCAGGCCTGGTAACATTGAGTTCTAATGAAAGTTTAGCAAAAAAACTCAACAAAAAGCCTGGAATAAAGCAATCAGTTTAGCTCACTATCTTTCCAAAACTTAGTGCCTTTTACTGTAGCTTGCAGTGCTAAACCGGTTTCAGTAATCTGATAAATCGTCATATTATCGACTGTTAATTCACCACCTACTGCAGCCCCTTTAGAGCCTGCTTTAGCCGCTGCATCTGCCTGTCCACCAAATGCCCAACCTTTGTTTACAAATTGATCCATCGCTGACTGAGAATGAAAAACAAAGATAATGCGAAAATCTTTTGCACCTAAACCAAGACCAACACCCACCTCACCCATTTTCATGTAGGTGTTTTGTCCGTTACTATTGTTATGAACTACGCCGTAACCACCACCAAAACTTGCAAGTAACAAGTTAATATTCGCGTTACTAAATACCGCATATCCAACCGATTTAGATATCTGTGACTTAACATCAGGTTTTAGCTTGTAAAGCTTCTGTAATGTTTCATTTTTCATTGTCAGAATTGACTGACGCTGCTCACTTACTGAACCACCGCCTATAGAAGCACAACCGGCTAAAAAAACACTCGAGAAAATAAAGACTAAAACAACTAAACGATTCATATCACTAACTCCTTAAAGGAAAAAGAAAAAACTAAATCTATAATAAAATCATACACTATTTTACTTGAACAGACGAAAAAGCAGATATTTAACTCTTCTAATTAAACTCTTAAATAGTTTTTTATCTGCGTCCGACTATTCGTAATGGTTTATTATGAAAACAGTAATGAATTATGGACTGGAAAATATAAATGAAGCCAAAAAGAATTATTCTTGTTAGACACGGACAATCAGAAGGTAATTAAGATAGCCTTAACTATGAAACCATTCCTGATTATGCATTAAATTTGACTCCAAAAGGTCAAGAGCAAGCTGTTGGTGCCGGAAAGGAGATTCTTTCCATTATAGGTGACGGCTACATTCAAGCCTACATATCGCCTTATTATCGAACACGTCAAACCTACAATGGAATTCAATCGGTATTACAGGACAGAGTTTCAGGATGCCATGAAGACCCAAGAATTAGAGAGCAAGATTGGGGGCATCTACGACACCCAGATGATAGTCGACTACTCGTTCAGGAGCGAAACCAATACAGCTTATTTTATTACCGAATGAAAGACGGCGAATCGGGTGCGGATGTTTACGATAGAGTAAGCGTGTTTTTTGAAACACTGTATCGAGATTTTAAGAAAGAGAATTACCCTGAAAACACCTTGTTGGTGACACATGGAATGACATTAAGAATCTTTTTAATGCGCTGGTTACATTGGACGGTTGAAGAGTATGAAAGTTTAGAAAACCCACATAACTGCCAGGTTTTAGTGATGGAAATGAGTGATGATGGTAAGTATAAACTGATTACACCACTCAAGAAACGCCAATAAATATTATAATTTTCGCCCCCGAATCATTCTGATTTAAAGGCTAAAAAAAGCTTAGTCTGGCCAAACTCGACGAGAAAAAACAGGAGCAACAGATTCTGTTTTTTCAGCTGGTTTTTTTGCCGCAGGTGCTTTAGTCGCTGGCTTTTTCGCAGCTGGTGCTTTCTTTGCTGGAGCTTTAGCTGCCGGCGCTTTTGCTGGTGTTGTTTTAGCAGCAGGCTTTTTCGTCGCTGGGGCTTTAGCCGCCGTTGTTTTTGCGGCAGGTGCTGTCGTTGTTTTCGCAGTTGCGGTTTTAGGAGCTGTGGCAGCAGTCGCTTTCACTTCTTCGTCAGTTTGCGTTGTTTTTGCTTGGCGAACACTATTAGCTAATTTTTGAGCTGTTGCACTAGTCTTTTTTGTGGTCATAGGACCTCCTCTATAATCGTATCAATTTCTTTAGCAGCCATTTCACCACGCTTGCCCATACAATACACACTTATGCCATCCATGGCTGCATTGCGATAGACTGCTCGGCGTCTAACGCCAGTTTTTAATGCCGGGATATCAAACTCTTCCAAAGCCTCTTTCATTGCTGTTGATAACGCACTTCGAGGTTCCAGTTGGTTGACTACTATACTCGGTTTTAATTTACGGTTTCTTATCTTAGCATGCTCAATAGCTTCAATAATGCGAATACTCGCCCACAAATCAACTGGCGATGGTAAAACAGGGATGAGTACAGCCTCAGAAACCTGCAATGCGGACTGCATCACTCCCGTTTCTAGAGTTGGAGGACAATCAATTACAATAAAATCATAATCCTTAGCAAACCGTTCTACCTCACGAACCAAGTGTCCACCCACAGAAATTACTGAAACTGGAAAAGGCTTATCATCCGAAGACAAGCTACACCACTGGCTGGCTGAACCTTGTGGATCTGCATCAATAACCAACACGCGACCGCGATTGGCCAATCCCGCAGCAAAGTTCATGCTTAAGGTTGTTTTACCCGTACCACCTTTTTGGTTCGCAATAGAAAATATTCTTGCCGTCATAAAGCTTCCATAAAATTTAAAGTACCTAGTAAAGTAGTGTTAAGAACAAGCTAACTCCAACTTAACCAGGCCTGGTTGTTTACAGCCTTCAAATAGTAAATACTTAAGCTAGATGAAGGCTTTTACCCTGTAATATACAATTAATTAAAAGAGAATACTAGCAAAGTCTCTTAGGTTTGAAAGGTTATCAAACTGGCTTGAATTAAAAGTCTTACTCTATACCAATATACTTCTCAAATTTCTAATAACCATAACAAATCAGTATCGTTAAAATCAGCCTACCAGGCCTGGTTACTTAGAATTTAAACCTTTTCAAATATAAACTAAACTTTACCAATCGGCTGCAGCCGTTTGTAACAGGTGCTCAGTAATCAGAATATGTACAAATTTTTCATCAAACTCGTGATTAAAGACATCCTCAATCCATTCAGGGTTTTTACTCGCTTTGCCATAAGGGTCGGTTACAAAAAATGCAAAACCTACCTTATACTCATCACTATAACGACCTAGCATTAGAACAAGCTTATTACCGTTCTTTTTATTGGTCATTGAAGTCGTGCCATTCTCTTTCTTTTCAACAACAATCTCAGCAGATTCATCTTCCTTTAAAAAATTTTCAACCGAAGACGATACTGTTTGGTATAAATCGTCATAACTTTCAATCACAAAAAAACTCCTAAGCGTTTATTTAAACTACTAATAAATTTTGATTAAAGAACCATTCTAATCTGCATTAATAATGAAAAACATCACTATCAACCCTTTCTCAAAAACGGGTTCTTTGCTTTTAAAACCAAGCAACTCCAATTAAATCTAATTTTACCATGCAACCCTAATTTGATAGGAAATATAACCATAATCACGGTAACTAAATTCAATACTAAATTTCAACGAAACAAAGACTCTAAAATGCCACTCATTTCTGGACAAACAATTTCAAACAGACATAAAAAAGGCCCCTAATGGAGCCTTTTAAATTTAGAATACTATTTATTTTGTCTCTGGCATCATTGAAGAGTGATGGTGAACAATCTTCCAAACATTATTACGATATTCGTAAACAAAAGTGTAACGTGCTGGAACCACTTCTTTTTTACCGTTTGCAGTCACTTCAAAATCATAAACACCCGCATCAGTCAGCTTATTACAACCCTGCTTGATATTACGTTGTTTAACAGTACCATAAGGTTTCTTCTCTAAGAAGTGATTGAAATAATCTTCAATCTCTGAAGGCGTAGTACGCGGTAAGTTAGATACCGTTGGTAACAGAATTGCATCTTCAAAATATAGATCTGCCACCTGCTTCGCACTACCTGTTTGCAATGCATCATTCCACTTCTTAAACAGTTCTTCCGCCAACTTTTTAGTCGCAGGTTGACATACTACCGTCTCAGAAGAGCTAACCGTATCAATAGGCTGATTATGAGCCGCGCGCCCAGTGATGTTACGCTTAGCGCTATGGCGCTGGTAGTGACCAAAGCTGATACCTGTTTCAATCGTTTGATCAATACCCGTTGTACCAGAAATTGTGTGGCGTGATTTGCTCATCTTTGAATCCTTATAAAATTGTGCGCACATTTTACCAAAATCTGCTCCATAGGTAAGAGTTTTTAAATTTTTATAGTGATATTAAAAAACGCCCCCTTGAAATCAAAGCTCTGAAATTTTAACCAGTAATAGACTTAGTCATTTCAGACACTTTCTTTTTCGCTAGAAACTCTTACTCATCATTGCCCATTTAACCTCAATTTAAATTATAAAATTAAGCTATGATTTATATAAATTTTAAATTGTTATACAGGAACAAATAAATGCGCATACTTATCATTGATAATGACACCTCATCAAACAAAATCCTAAATGAAGCTCTCAATAAAAAAG contains these protein-coding regions:
- the parA gene encoding ParA family partition ATPase translates to MTARIFSIANQKGGTGKTTLSMNFAAGLANRGRVLVIDADPQGSASQWCSLSSDDKPFPVSVISVGGHLVREVERFAKDYDFIVIDCPPTLETGVMQSALQVSEAVLIPVLPSPVDLWASIRIIEAIEHAKIRNRKLKPSIVVNQLEPRSALSTAMKEALEEFDIPALKTGVRRRAVYRNAAMDGISVYCMGKRGEMAAKEIDTIIEEVL
- a CDS encoding class I SAM-dependent methyltransferase, translating into MSTVRIRYQTIEFEDVDIHLRCLRDKQQFSDPLGEADTLGISSAQWSLFGVVWESSQILANKMQDFDIKGKRILELGCGLGLSSILLNSRKADITATDYHPEAGKFLAKNVTLNNGDDIPFLRADWKDDNLGLGKFDLIIGSDLLYEQDHIELLSDFIDSHANSECEVIIVDPGRSNHSRFSKKMVQLGYTHKQYKPKERDTNAAPFKGLVLSYQRG
- a CDS encoding histidine phosphatase family protein is translated as MTPKGQEQAVGAGKEILSIIGDGYIQAYISPYYRTRQTYNGIQSVLQDRVSGCHEDPRIREQDWGHLRHPDDSRLLVQERNQYSLFYYRMKDGESGADVYDRVSVFFETLYRDFKKENYPENTLLVTHGMTLRIFLMRWLHWTVEEYESLENPHNCQVLVMEMSDDGKYKLITPLKKRQ
- a CDS encoding SgcJ/EcaC family oxidoreductase → MSKSRHTISGTTGIDQTIETGISFGHYQRHSAKRNITGRAAHNQPIDTVSSSETVVCQPATKKLAEELFKKWNDALQTGSAKQVADLYFEDAILLPTVSNLPRTTPSEIEDYFNHFLEKKPYGTVKQRNIKQGCNKLTDAGVYDFEVTANGKKEVVPARYTFVYEYRNNVWKIVHHHSSMMPETK
- a CDS encoding lipid-binding SYLF domain-containing protein gives rise to the protein MNRLVVLVFIFSSVFLAGCASIGGGSVSEQRQSILTMKNETLQKLYKLKPDVKSQISKSVGYAVFSNANINLLLASFGGGYGVVHNNSNGQNTYMKMGEVGVGLGLGAKDFRIIFVFHSQSAMDQFVNKGWAFGGQADAAAKAGSKGAAVGGELTVDNMTIYQITETGLALQATVKGTKFWKDSELN
- a CDS encoding MBL fold metallo-hydrolase; translated protein: MQKSNFELVVIGSGAGASYIYDGLTSSSFMLLKSGEPFCLIDLGLGVGRQVIERFGQFPRNIVITHNHSDHAGDLAVVLRVELAKECKSKVIAATAVTERLKQHRIAEHLEQMNAEALADWVAVDENEKTDIGFGLTIQFYQGVHSELSYGFVVRDENGHARLSYTGDSKFETDLYQNLSEADVFIMDARPKANPWHANFIEVKEWLTPNGYILGHGLTKEQAMTEYASLPLLLSNQQIKF